From a region of the Arachis ipaensis cultivar K30076 chromosome B09, Araip1.1, whole genome shotgun sequence genome:
- the LOC107619033 gene encoding senescence-induced receptor-like serine/threonine-protein kinase isoform X4, whose protein sequence is MLISNMSQDWKAHLGKNNEPGKTRTSANGIHSNRILGRGASGTAYHDFIEDIQVAVKMLSLSSVHGYQQFVAEVKLLIRVYHRNLTSIIGYCNEETNIGLIYEYMANGNLGEHLSGFDPASTNFPPNNNILPPQTSIEVVNQRDTDLFFMWQRYKILEHEAEEKAQALKKIRETVNHKNHIDGSVKLIGTSLFGVPKVKQ, encoded by the exons ATGTTGATCAGCAACATGTCACAAGATTGGAAGGCACATTTGG GGAAAAATAATGAGCCTGGTAAAACAAGGACTTCTGCTAATGGAATTCATTCAAATAG AATTCTTGGCAGAGGTGCATCCGGAACAGCTTACCATGACTTTATTGAGGACATTCAAGTGGCTGTCAAGATGCTTTCCCTATCTTCAGTGCATGGATATCAACAATTTGTTGCAGAG GTTAAGCTTCTAATAAGAGTATATCATCGAAATCTGACTTCTATTATTGGCTATTGCAATGAAGAAACTAATATAGGACTCATCTATGAATATATGGCAAATGGAAACTTAGGTGAACATCTTTCAG GCTTTGATCCTGCATCCACCAACTTCCCTCCAAACAACAACATCCTACCACCACAGACCTCTATTGAAGTTGTTAACCAGAGAGATACAGATCTTTTCTTCATGTGGCAAAGG TACAAGATTTTGGAACATGAAGCAGAAGAAAAGGCACAAGCCCTGAAGAAGATTAGAGAGACGGTGAATCACAAAAATCATATAGATGGTAGTGTAAAATTGATTGGTACTTCATTATTTGGTGTTCCTAAAGTTAAGCAATAA
- the LOC107619033 gene encoding L-type lectin-domain containing receptor kinase IX.2-like isoform X1 gives MMVKFERNKHKLKEDWDRQIFNHKKQNSDCHQMLISNMSQDWKAHLGKNNEPGKTRTSANGIHSNRILGRGASGTAYHDFIEDIQVAVKMLSLSSVHGYQQFVAEVKLLIRVYHRNLTSIIGYCNEETNIGLIYEYMANGNLGEHLSGFDPASTNFPPNNNILPPQTSIEVVNQRDTDLFFMWQRYKILEHEAEEKAQALKKIRETVNHKNHIDGSVKLIGTSLFGVPKVKQ, from the exons ATGATGGTCAAATTTGAGAGGaataaacataaattaaaggaagattGGGACAGACAAATTTTTAACCATAAAAAGCAAAATAG TGATTGTCACCAGATGTTGATCAGCAACATGTCACAAGATTGGAAGGCACATTTGG GGAAAAATAATGAGCCTGGTAAAACAAGGACTTCTGCTAATGGAATTCATTCAAATAG AATTCTTGGCAGAGGTGCATCCGGAACAGCTTACCATGACTTTATTGAGGACATTCAAGTGGCTGTCAAGATGCTTTCCCTATCTTCAGTGCATGGATATCAACAATTTGTTGCAGAG GTTAAGCTTCTAATAAGAGTATATCATCGAAATCTGACTTCTATTATTGGCTATTGCAATGAAGAAACTAATATAGGACTCATCTATGAATATATGGCAAATGGAAACTTAGGTGAACATCTTTCAG GCTTTGATCCTGCATCCACCAACTTCCCTCCAAACAACAACATCCTACCACCACAGACCTCTATTGAAGTTGTTAACCAGAGAGATACAGATCTTTTCTTCATGTGGCAAAGG TACAAGATTTTGGAACATGAAGCAGAAGAAAAGGCACAAGCCCTGAAGAAGATTAGAGAGACGGTGAATCACAAAAATCATATAGATGGTAGTGTAAAATTGATTGGTACTTCATTATTTGGTGTTCCTAAAGTTAAGCAATAA
- the LOC107619033 gene encoding L-type lectin-domain containing receptor kinase IX.1-like isoform X6, which translates to MITGKNNEPGKTRTSANGIHSNRILGRGASGTAYHDFIEDIQVAVKMLSLSSVHGYQQFVAEVKLLIRVYHRNLTSIIGYCNEETNIGLIYEYMANGNLGEHLSGFDPASTNFPPNNNILPPQTSIEVVNQRDTDLFFMWQRYKILEHEAEEKAQALKKIRETVNHKNHIDGSVKLIGTSLFGVPKVKQ; encoded by the exons ATGATTACAGGGAAAAATAATGAGCCTGGTAAAACAAGGACTTCTGCTAATGGAATTCATTCAAATAG AATTCTTGGCAGAGGTGCATCCGGAACAGCTTACCATGACTTTATTGAGGACATTCAAGTGGCTGTCAAGATGCTTTCCCTATCTTCAGTGCATGGATATCAACAATTTGTTGCAGAG GTTAAGCTTCTAATAAGAGTATATCATCGAAATCTGACTTCTATTATTGGCTATTGCAATGAAGAAACTAATATAGGACTCATCTATGAATATATGGCAAATGGAAACTTAGGTGAACATCTTTCAG GCTTTGATCCTGCATCCACCAACTTCCCTCCAAACAACAACATCCTACCACCACAGACCTCTATTGAAGTTGTTAACCAGAGAGATACAGATCTTTTCTTCATGTGGCAAAGG TACAAGATTTTGGAACATGAAGCAGAAGAAAAGGCACAAGCCCTGAAGAAGATTAGAGAGACGGTGAATCACAAAAATCATATAGATGGTAGTGTAAAATTGATTGGTACTTCATTATTTGGTGTTCCTAAAGTTAAGCAATAA
- the LOC107619033 gene encoding probable receptor-like protein kinase At1g30570 isoform X3, translated as MNLFELLKVCKQLKHVLSWIFKNLSVHLNMITGKNNEPGKTRTSANGIHSNRILGRGASGTAYHDFIEDIQVAVKMLSLSSVHGYQQFVAEVKLLIRVYHRNLTSIIGYCNEETNIGLIYEYMANGNLGEHLSGFDPASTNFPPNNNILPPQTSIEVVNQRDTDLFFMWQRYKILEHEAEEKAQALKKIRETVNHKNHIDGSVKLIGTSLFGVPKVKQ; from the exons ATGAATTTGTTT GAATTGTTGAAGGTCTGCAAACAATTGAAGCATGTGTTGTCTTGGATCTTCAAGAATTTATCCGTTCA TTTGAACATGATTACAGGGAAAAATAATGAGCCTGGTAAAACAAGGACTTCTGCTAATGGAATTCATTCAAATAG AATTCTTGGCAGAGGTGCATCCGGAACAGCTTACCATGACTTTATTGAGGACATTCAAGTGGCTGTCAAGATGCTTTCCCTATCTTCAGTGCATGGATATCAACAATTTGTTGCAGAG GTTAAGCTTCTAATAAGAGTATATCATCGAAATCTGACTTCTATTATTGGCTATTGCAATGAAGAAACTAATATAGGACTCATCTATGAATATATGGCAAATGGAAACTTAGGTGAACATCTTTCAG GCTTTGATCCTGCATCCACCAACTTCCCTCCAAACAACAACATCCTACCACCACAGACCTCTATTGAAGTTGTTAACCAGAGAGATACAGATCTTTTCTTCATGTGGCAAAGG TACAAGATTTTGGAACATGAAGCAGAAGAAAAGGCACAAGCCCTGAAGAAGATTAGAGAGACGGTGAATCACAAAAATCATATAGATGGTAGTGTAAAATTGATTGGTACTTCATTATTTGGTGTTCCTAAAGTTAAGCAATAA
- the LOC107619033 gene encoding probable serine/threonine-protein kinase PBL25 isoform X5 — translation MCCLGSSRIYPFRKNNEPGKTRTSANGIHSNRILGRGASGTAYHDFIEDIQVAVKMLSLSSVHGYQQFVAEVKLLIRVYHRNLTSIIGYCNEETNIGLIYEYMANGNLGEHLSGFDPASTNFPPNNNILPPQTSIEVVNQRDTDLFFMWQRYKILEHEAEEKAQALKKIRETVNHKNHIDGSVKLIGTSLFGVPKVKQ, via the exons ATGTGTTGTCTTGGATCTTCAAGAATTTATCCGTTCA GGAAAAATAATGAGCCTGGTAAAACAAGGACTTCTGCTAATGGAATTCATTCAAATAG AATTCTTGGCAGAGGTGCATCCGGAACAGCTTACCATGACTTTATTGAGGACATTCAAGTGGCTGTCAAGATGCTTTCCCTATCTTCAGTGCATGGATATCAACAATTTGTTGCAGAG GTTAAGCTTCTAATAAGAGTATATCATCGAAATCTGACTTCTATTATTGGCTATTGCAATGAAGAAACTAATATAGGACTCATCTATGAATATATGGCAAATGGAAACTTAGGTGAACATCTTTCAG GCTTTGATCCTGCATCCACCAACTTCCCTCCAAACAACAACATCCTACCACCACAGACCTCTATTGAAGTTGTTAACCAGAGAGATACAGATCTTTTCTTCATGTGGCAAAGG TACAAGATTTTGGAACATGAAGCAGAAGAAAAGGCACAAGCCCTGAAGAAGATTAGAGAGACGGTGAATCACAAAAATCATATAGATGGTAGTGTAAAATTGATTGGTACTTCATTATTTGGTGTTCCTAAAGTTAAGCAATAA
- the LOC107619033 gene encoding L-type lectin-domain containing receptor kinase IV.3-like isoform X2, giving the protein MNLFELLKVCKQLKHVLSWIFKNLSVHDCHQMLISNMSQDWKAHLGKNNEPGKTRTSANGIHSNRILGRGASGTAYHDFIEDIQVAVKMLSLSSVHGYQQFVAEVKLLIRVYHRNLTSIIGYCNEETNIGLIYEYMANGNLGEHLSGFDPASTNFPPNNNILPPQTSIEVVNQRDTDLFFMWQRYKILEHEAEEKAQALKKIRETVNHKNHIDGSVKLIGTSLFGVPKVKQ; this is encoded by the exons ATGAATTTGTTT GAATTGTTGAAGGTCTGCAAACAATTGAAGCATGTGTTGTCTTGGATCTTCAAGAATTTATCCGTTCA TGATTGTCACCAGATGTTGATCAGCAACATGTCACAAGATTGGAAGGCACATTTGG GGAAAAATAATGAGCCTGGTAAAACAAGGACTTCTGCTAATGGAATTCATTCAAATAG AATTCTTGGCAGAGGTGCATCCGGAACAGCTTACCATGACTTTATTGAGGACATTCAAGTGGCTGTCAAGATGCTTTCCCTATCTTCAGTGCATGGATATCAACAATTTGTTGCAGAG GTTAAGCTTCTAATAAGAGTATATCATCGAAATCTGACTTCTATTATTGGCTATTGCAATGAAGAAACTAATATAGGACTCATCTATGAATATATGGCAAATGGAAACTTAGGTGAACATCTTTCAG GCTTTGATCCTGCATCCACCAACTTCCCTCCAAACAACAACATCCTACCACCACAGACCTCTATTGAAGTTGTTAACCAGAGAGATACAGATCTTTTCTTCATGTGGCAAAGG TACAAGATTTTGGAACATGAAGCAGAAGAAAAGGCACAAGCCCTGAAGAAGATTAGAGAGACGGTGAATCACAAAAATCATATAGATGGTAGTGTAAAATTGATTGGTACTTCATTATTTGGTGTTCCTAAAGTTAAGCAATAA